A single Bifidobacterium asteroides DNA region contains:
- a CDS encoding prephenate dehydratase domain-containing protein, which produces MSQDPSGKPATLPGRIPLHFLGPEGTFTHQAALEAANLMETRLDCKADLHPCSDAAAIVAAVEEGRGWGVLAWENNVEGHVVPNMDALIDAQAVAGFGMVRLPIVFDAFVRADHDPLRQVAAHPHGLAQCKGFITETGLNPVTANSNAAACRDLGPDQVALGPRICGSLYGLETYRREVQDYQGARTDFLLLAARDQAARLARRLAPGGDFESIVTFIPLNTGPGVLANLLDRLRDAGLNMTSFMSRPIKGHDGTYSFVASIDAAPWQKGLHQVLADLLDRGDWLKTLAVHPRTPHPAPPIREWMLPRAGAFRGEDPDTETISKELLW; this is translated from the coding sequence ATGAGCCAGGATCCGTCAGGAAAGCCGGCGACTCTGCCCGGCCGGATTCCCCTGCACTTCCTGGGTCCCGAGGGGACCTTCACCCATCAGGCCGCTCTTGAGGCAGCCAACCTCATGGAGACAAGGCTGGACTGCAAGGCTGACTTGCACCCCTGCTCGGATGCGGCTGCCATCGTGGCCGCCGTGGAGGAGGGCCGAGGCTGGGGAGTGCTGGCCTGGGAGAACAACGTGGAGGGCCATGTGGTGCCCAACATGGATGCCCTGATCGACGCTCAAGCGGTAGCGGGCTTCGGCATGGTCCGCCTGCCCATCGTCTTCGACGCCTTCGTCCGGGCTGACCATGATCCCCTGCGCCAGGTCGCCGCCCATCCCCATGGACTGGCCCAGTGCAAGGGCTTCATCACAGAGACCGGCCTCAATCCGGTGACGGCCAACTCCAACGCTGCGGCCTGCCGTGATCTGGGCCCCGATCAGGTGGCTCTGGGTCCTCGCATCTGCGGGAGCCTCTACGGACTGGAGACCTACCGGCGTGAGGTGCAGGACTATCAGGGCGCGCGCACCGACTTCCTGCTGCTGGCTGCCCGGGACCAGGCAGCCCGGCTGGCACGCCGTCTGGCGCCGGGCGGGGATTTCGAGTCCATCGTCACCTTCATCCCCCTGAATACGGGGCCGGGCGTGCTGGCCAACCTGCTGGACCGCCTGCGCGATGCGGGCCTGAACATGACCTCATTCATGTCCCGGCCCATCAAGGGGCACGACGGGACCTACAGCTTTGTAGCCAGCATCGACGCCGCGCCTTGGCAGAAGGGGCTCCATCAGGTGCTGGCCGACCTGCTGGACAGGGGGGACTGGCTCAAGACCCTGGCGGTCCATCCGCGCACCCCGCATCCAGCGCCCCCCATCCGTGAATGGATGCTGCCCAGGGCGGGGGCCTTCCGGGGCGAGGACCCCGACACCGAGACGATCAGCAAGGAGTTGTTATGGTAG
- a CDS encoding prephenate dehydrogenase yields MAASPVLTSAHKIAVAGLGLIGGSLARRLAARGRFVIAWNHNDRPYEQARSQGIHCVDTLEELAKGKADVLVLATPLRAMPEVLQALAPVLTRGTTLTDVGSVKGPVRRQVEQAGLADRYVGAHPMAGSEGSGYEDSDPALLEDALWALCVDEHTDYSRFLTVADMVTQGLGNRLIALDDATHDRAAALISHMPHVVATALANMLTKSPDRRVASALAAGSWRDMTRVALTDPERTRAMVEENAGQVADLLDALAENLQGMASLLRDQEPEADEKRQDFFLQADPFRRYKAALGDREQMSTTDLELDPQEGNWRQELLDSALRGEQVSAFLTTSRARVLHPPVID; encoded by the coding sequence ATGGCCGCCTCGCCGGTGCTGACCTCGGCCCACAAGATCGCCGTGGCGGGGCTGGGTCTGATCGGCGGATCGCTGGCCCGCCGCCTGGCCGCCCGGGGTCGGTTCGTGATCGCATGGAACCATAATGACCGTCCCTACGAGCAGGCCCGCAGCCAGGGGATCCATTGCGTGGACACCCTGGAGGAGCTGGCCAAGGGCAAGGCAGACGTGCTGGTGCTGGCCACCCCCTTGCGGGCCATGCCCGAGGTGCTCCAGGCCCTGGCCCCGGTGCTGACCCGAGGCACCACCCTGACCGACGTGGGCAGTGTCAAGGGGCCGGTCCGCCGTCAGGTCGAGCAGGCCGGTCTGGCCGATCGGTATGTAGGCGCCCATCCCATGGCCGGCAGCGAAGGCTCCGGCTATGAGGACTCGGACCCGGCCCTTCTGGAAGATGCCCTCTGGGCTCTCTGCGTCGATGAACATACGGATTACAGCCGCTTCCTGACCGTGGCCGACATGGTCACCCAGGGACTGGGCAACCGGCTGATCGCCCTGGACGATGCCACCCATGACCGGGCCGCGGCACTGATCTCGCACATGCCCCATGTGGTGGCCACCGCCCTGGCCAACATGCTGACGAAGTCGCCTGACCGCCGAGTGGCCTCGGCCCTGGCGGCCGGATCCTGGCGGGACATGACCCGTGTGGCCCTGACCGATCCTGAGCGGACCCGGGCCATGGTGGAGGAGAACGCCGGCCAGGTGGCCGACCTGCTGGATGCCCTGGCCGAGAATCTGCAGGGCATGGCCTCCCTCTTGCGGGACCAGGAGCCGGAGGCCGACGAAAAGCGCCAGGACTTCTTCCTCCAGGCGGACCCCTTCCGGCGCTACAAGGCCGCCCTGGGCGACCGGGAGCAGATGTCCACCACCGACCTTGAATTGGATCCGCAGGAGGGCAACTGGCGGCAGGAGCTGCTGGATTCAGCCCTGCGCGGTGAGCAGGTCTCGGCCTTCCTGACCACCAGCCGGGCCCGGGTGCTGCACCCGCCGGTCATCGACTGA
- a CDS encoding DUF6725 family protein — translation MRLPAAIPAGSRLVVRIALGSDPEDGRPKFRDYVGHVVDWDGHRLILDRDPAANGSRPGERVTLPAEDMVALKPVPERRSPRPDPPDLSR, via the coding sequence ATGCGTTTGCCAGCAGCCATACCGGCCGGATCGCGGCTGGTGGTCAGGATCGCCCTGGGGTCGGACCCGGAGGATGGAAGGCCCAAGTTCCGAGACTACGTGGGCCATGTGGTCGACTGGGACGGACATCGGCTGATCCTGGACAGGGACCCGGCGGCCAATGGGTCGCGTCCCGGGGAACGTGTGACCCTGCCAGCAGAAGACATGGTGGCCCTGAAGCCGGTCCCGGAACGCCGTTCGCCCCGCCCGGACCCACCTGATCTCAGTCGATGA
- a CDS encoding tyrosine recombinase XerC, translated as MDHDLQDFTDYLSRVAGKSPNTVRSYRADLSGFLHLMHLHGIDDPAQIDLATIRSWLAHESATHARSTMARKTAALRSFFGWLSRHGRIKTDPTLALSSPKQSEHLPRILTHDQARTLMDTVDHDPVEPRQDQDVQAALQVRDAAMLELLYATGMRVAELCGLDLDDVNRRSRTVKVLGKGSKERVLPYGLPADRALDRWLGEGRPVLAGATAKSARKAGQALFLGQLGGRVGQRQVRKVVHQAAGQAGVPDIAPHALRHSAATHMLDGGADLREVQEMLGHSSLRTTQRYTHVSIEQLRARYRQAFPRA; from the coding sequence GTGGATCATGATCTGCAGGACTTCACCGACTATCTTTCCCGGGTGGCAGGCAAGAGTCCCAATACCGTGCGATCCTACCGGGCCGACCTGTCGGGCTTTCTGCATCTGATGCATCTGCACGGCATCGATGACCCCGCGCAGATCGACCTGGCCACCATCAGGTCCTGGCTGGCCCACGAATCCGCCACCCACGCCCGCTCGACCATGGCCCGGAAGACAGCCGCGCTGAGGTCCTTCTTCGGCTGGCTGAGCAGGCACGGCCGCATCAAGACGGACCCCACCCTGGCCCTGAGCAGCCCCAAGCAGTCCGAGCACCTTCCACGGATCCTGACGCACGACCAGGCCCGCACCCTGATGGATACGGTCGACCATGATCCGGTCGAGCCCCGGCAGGACCAGGATGTTCAGGCGGCCCTGCAGGTGCGGGACGCGGCCATGCTGGAGCTGCTCTACGCCACGGGCATGCGTGTGGCCGAGCTCTGCGGGCTGGACCTGGATGACGTAAACCGGCGCAGCCGCACCGTAAAGGTCCTGGGCAAAGGATCCAAAGAGCGGGTCCTGCCCTATGGTCTGCCCGCCGATCGCGCTCTGGATCGTTGGCTGGGGGAGGGGCGGCCGGTCCTGGCGGGCGCAACGGCCAAATCGGCCCGCAAGGCAGGTCAGGCCCTCTTCCTGGGTCAGCTGGGCGGCAGGGTTGGTCAGCGTCAGGTTCGCAAGGTGGTTCACCAGGCGGCCGGTCAGGCCGGGGTGCCCGACATCGCCCCCCATGCCCTGCGGCACTCGGCCGCCACGCACATGCTGGATGGGGGAGCCGACCTGCGCGAGGTTCAGGAGATGCTGGGCCATTCCTCCCTGCGGACCACCCAGCGCTACACCCACGTCTCCATCGAGCAGCTGCGAGCCCGGTACAGGCAGGCTTTTCCCCGGGCCTGA
- a CDS encoding peptide ABC transporter substrate-binding protein: protein MKKSSRLTVASAAICALALLASGCGSGGSSTNAEDAEQSSSSESSNNAVVSVRGCEPANPLIPSSTAESCGGQVVDAISSKLVRFDGQGKAHNDLASEIKGNDDMSQYRITLADGRKFSDGTPITAKSFTRAWSWSANASNGQLNASFFSNIKGFDDLQRQGAPADAQFSGLKVIDDKTFTVDLISPSSTFPIQVGYTSFAPLPESFYKNPKAYGENPVSSGPYKFESWQHNVMIKLRRNDDYDGEVKVRNGGIDYKVYTDLGSAYSDVQAGNLDVIDRIPTSAVKTFMTDSMVQSYNKPGSTLQMFTIPTTMEHLGQDQEGHLRRLAISMAIDRKMLIDKVLGGLGVQPTDFTAPTIPGYTKDLKGSDNLKYNAKKAREYWAKADAISKWPADKSFQMLYSSDGGAKDFYDGMANSIKNTLGIKAEATPVPTFSEFRGNIKKRLYTDAAFRSSWSPDYPSPESYLMSNFASSAADGNGSNDGDYKNPKFDALLKQAAKAKDTDEANRLFQQAEEILLQDMPAVPLYYGNNIGASAKKVHGMRLGWDGYPIFPELSKDQ from the coding sequence ATGAAGAAGAGTTCACGGCTCACGGTGGCCTCAGCCGCCATCTGTGCCTTGGCGCTCTTGGCCAGCGGCTGCGGCAGCGGAGGCAGCAGTACCAATGCCGAGGATGCCGAGCAGTCGTCCAGCAGCGAGTCCAGCAACAACGCCGTGGTGTCGGTCCGTGGGTGCGAGCCGGCCAATCCGCTCATTCCCAGCAGCACCGCGGAAAGCTGCGGCGGGCAGGTCGTGGATGCCATCAGCTCCAAGCTGGTCCGCTTCGATGGCCAGGGCAAGGCCCACAACGATCTGGCCTCGGAGATCAAGGGCAACGACGACATGTCCCAGTACAGGATCACCCTGGCCGACGGGCGCAAGTTCTCGGATGGCACTCCCATCACCGCCAAGTCCTTCACCAGGGCCTGGTCCTGGAGCGCCAATGCGTCCAACGGCCAGCTGAACGCCAGCTTCTTCTCCAACATCAAGGGCTTTGATGACCTGCAGAGGCAGGGAGCGCCTGCGGATGCCCAGTTTTCCGGATTGAAGGTCATCGATGACAAGACCTTCACCGTGGACCTCATTTCGCCCTCGTCCACCTTCCCCATTCAGGTGGGCTATACCTCTTTTGCGCCCCTGCCTGAATCCTTCTACAAGAATCCCAAGGCCTACGGGGAGAACCCGGTCAGCTCGGGTCCCTACAAGTTCGAGTCCTGGCAGCACAACGTCATGATCAAGCTTCGCAGGAACGACGACTACGACGGGGAGGTCAAGGTCCGCAACGGCGGCATCGACTATAAGGTCTACACGGATCTGGGTTCCGCCTATTCCGATGTGCAGGCGGGCAACCTGGATGTGATCGACAGGATTCCCACCTCCGCTGTCAAGACTTTCATGACCGACAGCATGGTTCAGAGTTATAACAAGCCCGGCTCCACCCTGCAGATGTTCACCATTCCTACCACGATGGAGCATTTGGGCCAGGATCAAGAGGGCCACCTGCGTCGCCTGGCCATCTCCATGGCCATTGACCGGAAGATGCTGATCGACAAGGTCCTGGGCGGTCTGGGCGTGCAGCCCACTGACTTCACCGCACCGACTATCCCGGGCTATACCAAGGATCTCAAGGGTTCGGACAACCTCAAGTACAACGCCAAGAAGGCCAGGGAGTACTGGGCCAAGGCCGATGCCATCAGCAAGTGGCCGGCCGACAAGAGCTTCCAAATGCTTTACAGTTCAGATGGCGGTGCCAAGGACTTCTACGACGGCATGGCCAACTCCATCAAGAACACGCTGGGCATCAAGGCCGAGGCCACTCCTGTGCCCACCTTCAGCGAGTTCCGCGGCAACATCAAAAAGCGCCTCTACACGGATGCGGCCTTCAGATCCTCCTGGTCACCCGACTACCCATCGCCTGAGAGCTATCTGATGAGCAACTTCGCCAGCTCGGCCGCCGATGGCAACGGATCCAACGATGGCGACTACAAGAACCCCAAGTTCGACGCTCTGCTCAAGCAGGCTGCCAAGGCCAAGGACACCGATGAAGCCAACAGGCTCTTCCAGCAGGCTGAGGAGATCCTTCTACAGGACATGCCGGCGGTTCCGCTCTATTATGGAAACAACATTGGCGCCTCCGCCAAGAAGGTCCATGGGATGCGTCTGGGCTGGGATGGCTATCCGATCTTCCCGGAGCTGTCCAAGGACCAGTAA
- a CDS encoding peptide ABC transporter substrate-binding protein produces the protein MKKQSALTIAGAGLCVMALTLGACGGSGGSGSSAQGTNGGSSNAVISVFNPEPANPLIPSMTNEVGGGNPIDVMFSKLVRFDDKGKPVNEIAKQIKANEDNTQYTVTINDGWKFSDGTPVTAQSFTKAWSWAADIANKQLGASFFANIKGYDDLQKEGTPGDAQLSGLKVIDNKTFTVDLTSPSSTFPIQVGYTAFAPLPESFYKDTKAFGEKPVTVGPYKFQSWEHNKAIKLVKDPSYKGGIKVKNGGVEFRSYTDATAAYRDVQAGNLDVLDTLPASARKTFQTDNTVQAINDPGSVIQMFTIPTYMKHFGQDQEGKLRRQAISMAIDRPTIIKKVLSGTAKEVHDFTAPVIPGYSTSIKGSDVLKYNPSKAKELWAEANKISPWGEGDSFKIAYNADGAHKEIYDAVTNSIKNALGIQASGNPLPTFSEFRSNVQNRKFTDSAFRSGWQPDYPSPESYLSSNFASSAANGNGSNDGDYKNPEFDGLMDKAASAKSIDEANKIYQQSEELLFRDLPAVPLYYQNSNGVAAKNIQGFSFTWKGVPAYYNISK, from the coding sequence ATGAAGAAGCAATCGGCCCTGACCATTGCGGGCGCCGGACTGTGCGTCATGGCGCTCACGCTGGGCGCCTGCGGCGGATCCGGCGGATCCGGCTCCTCTGCCCAGGGGACCAACGGCGGCAGCTCGAATGCCGTCATCTCGGTCTTCAATCCTGAGCCGGCCAATCCGCTCATCCCCAGCATGACCAACGAGGTGGGCGGTGGCAACCCCATCGACGTCATGTTCTCCAAGCTGGTCCGTTTTGACGACAAGGGCAAGCCGGTCAACGAGATCGCCAAGCAGATCAAGGCCAACGAAGACAACACCCAGTACACCGTGACCATCAACGACGGCTGGAAGTTCTCGGATGGCACCCCGGTCACCGCACAGTCCTTCACCAAGGCCTGGTCCTGGGCGGCCGACATTGCCAACAAGCAGCTGGGTGCCAGCTTCTTCGCCAACATCAAGGGCTATGACGATCTGCAGAAGGAGGGCACCCCTGGCGATGCCCAGCTGTCCGGCCTCAAGGTCATCGACAACAAGACCTTCACCGTTGACCTGACCTCGCCCTCCTCCACCTTCCCCATCCAGGTGGGCTACACCGCCTTTGCGCCCCTGCCCGAGTCCTTCTACAAGGACACCAAGGCCTTCGGCGAGAAGCCGGTGACCGTGGGACCCTACAAGTTCCAGTCCTGGGAGCACAACAAGGCCATAAAGCTGGTCAAGGATCCCTCCTACAAGGGCGGCATCAAGGTCAAGAACGGCGGCGTGGAGTTCCGCTCCTACACCGATGCCACCGCAGCCTACCGCGATGTGCAGGCCGGCAACCTGGACGTGCTGGACACCCTGCCCGCCTCGGCTCGCAAGACCTTCCAGACCGATAACACGGTCCAGGCCATCAACGATCCGGGTTCGGTCATCCAGATGTTCACCATCCCCACCTACATGAAGCACTTCGGCCAGGATCAGGAGGGCAAGCTCCGTCGCCAGGCCATCTCCATGGCCATCGACCGGCCGACCATCATCAAGAAGGTGCTGTCCGGAACCGCCAAGGAGGTCCACGACTTCACCGCCCCCGTCATCCCCGGCTACTCAACCAGCATCAAGGGATCCGACGTGCTCAAGTACAACCCGTCCAAGGCCAAGGAGCTCTGGGCTGAGGCCAACAAGATCTCCCCCTGGGGCGAGGGCGACAGCTTCAAGATCGCCTACAACGCCGACGGCGCCCACAAGGAGATCTATGACGCCGTCACCAACTCCATCAAGAACGCCCTGGGCATCCAGGCTTCGGGCAACCCTCTGCCCACCTTCAGCGAGTTCCGCTCCAACGTGCAGAACCGCAAGTTCACCGACTCGGCCTTCCGCTCCGGCTGGCAGCCCGACTACCCCTCGCCGGAGAGCTACCTGTCCAGCAACTTCGCCAGCTCGGCCGCCAACGGCAACGGGTCCAACGACGGCGACTACAAGAACCCCGAGTTCGACGGCCTGATGGACAAGGCAGCCTCCGCCAAGAGCATCGACGAGGCCAACAAGATCTACCAGCAGTCCGAGGAGCTGCTCTTCCGCGATCTGCCTGCAGTTCCGCTCTACTACCAGAACTCCAACGGCGTGGCCGCCAAGAACATCCAAGGATTCTCCTTCACCTGGAAGGGCGTCCCTGCTTACTACAACATCAGCAAGTGA
- a CDS encoding ABC transporter permease, with protein MGKYLLRRILQMIPVVLGTTLLIYALVFALPGDPVAAMFGDKPVNQAVAAQIRSEYNLDKPFIVQYVLFLKNALTLNFGNTFAGQPVISVIGRAFPVTIKLALMAFVFEGVFGVIFGIIGGLTKGKWSDNIILVLSLLLISVPTFVTGFILQYLFGVKWHLLPATAGANPGFIDLLMPAVVLGSVSMASIIRLTRTEITSNISEDYVRTARAKGMSNRSVIVRHVLRNSLIPVVTYLGADIGGLMGGAMITERIFNIQGVGNTLYQAILRGEGTLVVSIVTILVLIFVITSLLVDLLYAVLDPRIRYA; from the coding sequence ATGGGAAAATATCTTCTGCGACGTATTCTGCAGATGATCCCCGTCGTTCTCGGCACGACACTGCTGATATACGCGCTGGTCTTCGCGCTTCCCGGCGACCCTGTGGCCGCCATGTTCGGGGACAAGCCGGTCAATCAGGCCGTTGCCGCACAGATACGTTCGGAATACAATCTCGACAAGCCCTTCATCGTGCAGTACGTGCTCTTCCTGAAGAACGCGCTGACCCTGAACTTCGGCAACACCTTCGCCGGCCAGCCCGTGATCAGCGTGATCGGCAGGGCCTTCCCGGTGACCATCAAGCTGGCCCTGATGGCCTTCGTCTTCGAGGGCGTCTTCGGCGTGATCTTCGGCATCATCGGCGGCCTGACCAAGGGCAAGTGGTCGGACAACATCATCCTGGTCCTCTCCCTGCTGCTGATTTCGGTGCCTACCTTCGTCACCGGCTTCATCCTGCAGTACCTGTTCGGCGTCAAATGGCATCTGCTGCCGGCTACAGCAGGAGCCAATCCGGGCTTTATCGATCTGCTCATGCCGGCCGTTGTGCTGGGGTCGGTGTCCATGGCCTCCATCATCCGTCTGACCAGGACGGAGATCACCTCCAACATCTCCGAGGACTACGTGCGCACGGCCCGGGCCAAGGGCATGAGCAATCGGTCCGTCATCGTGCGGCATGTGCTGCGCAACTCCCTGATCCCCGTGGTCACCTACCTGGGCGCCGACATCGGCGGACTCATGGGCGGGGCCATGATCACCGAGCGCATCTTCAACATCCAGGGTGTGGGCAACACCCTTTACCAGGCCATCCTGAGGGGCGAAGGCACCCTGGTGGTCTCCATCGTGACCATTCTGGTCCTGATCTTCGTCATCACCAGCCTCCTGGTCGACCTGCTCTACGCAGTGCTCGATCCGCGGATCCGGTATGCGTGA
- a CDS encoding ABC transporter permease, with translation MNESSEQNESQARVYFPDPLPGQERFVAPVDETPLREVDSVDEDVPPTSMWADAWKTLRRNPLFIISAILAIVVILVALFPNLFARQDPMACSLSDSLEPGRPGHPFGFDLQGCDVYSRVIHGARTSVSIGIMTTILVTVFGGLIGAIAGFFGGWVDAVLSRITDIFFAIPMILGAIVLLQMFRTSTSLWKIILTLTLFGWVNMARITRSAVLEAKNLEFNTASTALGSTPLRNLFRHIMPNSLAPVIVMATMSLGTYIVSEATLSFLGIGLPSTVVSWGGDISTAQNLLTTNPSVLFYPSAALAITVLAFIMMGDAVKDALDPKSRTA, from the coding sequence ATGAACGAGTCAAGCGAACAGAACGAAAGCCAGGCCCGCGTCTACTTTCCCGACCCCCTGCCGGGGCAGGAGCGGTTCGTGGCCCCCGTCGACGAGACGCCCCTGCGCGAGGTGGACTCGGTGGATGAGGACGTGCCGCCCACCAGCATGTGGGCCGACGCCTGGAAGACCCTGAGGCGCAACCCGCTCTTCATCATCTCCGCAATCCTGGCGATCGTGGTCATCCTGGTGGCCCTCTTCCCCAACCTCTTCGCCAGGCAGGACCCCATGGCCTGCAGCCTGTCCGACTCCTTGGAGCCCGGCCGGCCCGGGCACCCCTTCGGCTTCGACCTGCAGGGCTGCGACGTCTACAGCCGCGTCATCCACGGGGCCCGGACCTCGGTGTCCATCGGCATCATGACCACCATCCTGGTCACCGTCTTCGGCGGCCTCATCGGCGCCATCGCCGGTTTCTTCGGAGGCTGGGTTGACGCAGTGCTCAGCCGCATCACCGACATCTTCTTCGCCATCCCCATGATCCTGGGCGCCATCGTGCTCCTGCAGATGTTCCGCACCTCCACCTCCCTGTGGAAGATCATCCTGACCCTGACCCTCTTCGGCTGGGTCAACATGGCCCGCATCACCCGCAGCGCCGTCCTGGAGGCCAAGAACCTGGAGTTCAACACCGCATCCACGGCCCTGGGCTCCACGCCCCTGCGCAACCTCTTCCGGCACATCATGCCCAACTCCCTGGCCCCGGTCATCGTCATGGCCACCATGTCGCTGGGCACCTACATCGTCTCTGAAGCCACGCTGAGCTTCCTGGGCATCGGCCTGCCCTCCACCGTGGTCTCCTGGGGCGGGGACATCTCGACGGCCCAGAACCTCCTGACCACCAACCCCTCGGTCCTCTTCTATCCCTCCGCAGCCCTGGCCATCACCGTGCTGGCCTTCATCATGATGGGCGACGCGGTCAAGGATGCGTTGGATCCCAAGAGCAGAACGGCCTGA
- a CDS encoding dipeptide ABC transporter ATP-binding protein, whose protein sequence is MTEADKNMTTNQEQQPLLDVQDLQVDFTADGRTVHAVRDASFNVYPGQWVAIVGESGSGKSTSAMAVLGLLPGTGKVTGGSIQLNGRELVGLDRKDYEALRGSQVGLVPQDPMSNLNPVWRIGSQVKEALTANHMDVSREKRSRLAKALASDEEVTLKKSDDELFISSKDLPGLLEAARQALSDAGVADVDKTMEAMKAEWDVGSETRWGVAKSLIDAGVDDDAAWKLAKEHVTGSDMDDRIAGLLSEAGLPEAATRARQYPHEFSGGMRQRALIAIGLASRPDLLIADEPTSALDVTVQKRILDHLRSLTESLGTAVLFITHDLGLAAERAQHIVVMYRGQVVESGPSLEVLQHPQHPYTKRLVQAAPSLASQRIISAKQRGQDAEDLLEHHVKGESTLERSEHVITVEHLTREFRLPRRKEMFKAVDDVSFSVKRGTTLAIVGESGSGKSTVANMVLHLLKPTSGRVTYEGQDIAGFGSHELMEFRRHVQPVFQNPYGSLDPMYSIYRSIEEPLRIHKIGNAKSRQKRVKELLDMVEMPESVMGRYPNELSGGQRQRIAIARAMALNPDVIICDEAVSALDVLVQDQVLRLLNDLQAEQGLSYLFITHDLAVVRQIADEVVVMQHGRLVEHATTDEVFDHPQRQYTKDLLDAIPGGKLRLGLD, encoded by the coding sequence ATGACTGAAGCAGACAAGAACATGACCACCAATCAGGAGCAGCAGCCTCTGCTCGACGTGCAGGACCTGCAGGTGGACTTCACCGCCGATGGGCGCACCGTCCACGCAGTTCGCGACGCCTCCTTCAACGTCTACCCCGGCCAGTGGGTGGCCATCGTGGGGGAGTCCGGCTCGGGCAAGTCCACCTCGGCCATGGCTGTGCTGGGCCTTCTGCCCGGCACCGGCAAGGTGACCGGCGGCAGCATCCAGCTCAATGGCCGCGAGCTGGTGGGCCTGGACCGCAAGGACTACGAGGCGCTGCGTGGCTCCCAGGTGGGTCTGGTCCCGCAGGACCCCATGAGCAATCTGAACCCGGTCTGGCGCATCGGCTCCCAGGTCAAGGAGGCGCTGACCGCCAACCACATGGATGTCTCCCGGGAGAAGCGCTCCCGGCTGGCCAAGGCCCTGGCCAGCGATGAAGAGGTGACGCTCAAGAAGTCCGACGACGAGCTCTTCATCTCCTCCAAGGACCTGCCCGGCCTGCTGGAAGCCGCCCGTCAGGCCCTGAGCGATGCCGGGGTAGCCGACGTGGACAAGACCATGGAGGCTATGAAGGCCGAGTGGGATGTGGGCTCCGAGACCCGCTGGGGCGTGGCCAAGTCCCTGATCGACGCCGGTGTGGATGACGATGCGGCCTGGAAGCTGGCCAAGGAGCATGTGACCGGTTCGGACATGGACGACCGCATCGCCGGTCTGCTGTCGGAGGCCGGTCTGCCCGAGGCCGCCACCAGGGCCCGGCAGTATCCGCATGAGTTCTCGGGCGGTATGCGCCAGCGTGCCCTGATCGCCATCGGCCTGGCCTCCCGGCCCGACCTGCTGATTGCGGACGAGCCCACCAGCGCCCTGGATGTGACCGTCCAGAAGCGGATTCTGGACCACCTGCGCAGCCTGACCGAATCCCTGGGCACCGCCGTGCTCTTCATCACCCACGACCTGGGGCTGGCGGCCGAGCGCGCCCAGCACATCGTGGTCATGTACCGGGGCCAGGTGGTGGAGTCCGGGCCCAGCCTGGAGGTCCTGCAGCACCCCCAGCACCCCTACACCAAGCGGCTGGTTCAGGCCGCGCCCTCGCTGGCCTCCCAGCGCATCATCTCCGCCAAGCAGCGCGGCCAGGATGCCGAAGACCTGCTGGAGCACCACGTCAAGGGCGAGAGCACCCTGGAGCGCAGCGAGCATGTCATCACCGTGGAGCACCTGACCCGCGAGTTCAGGCTGCCCCGGCGCAAGGAGATGTTCAAGGCCGTGGACGACGTCTCCTTCTCGGTCAAGCGGGGAACCACCCTGGCCATCGTGGGGGAGTCCGGCTCCGGCAAGTCCACCGTGGCCAACATGGTCCTGCACCTGCTCAAGCCCACCTCGGGCCGGGTGACCTACGAGGGCCAGGACATCGCCGGCTTCGGCAGCCACGAGCTCATGGAGTTCCGCCGGCACGTGCAGCCGGTCTTCCAGAACCCCTACGGCTCCCTGGACCCCATGTACTCCATCTACCGCTCCATCGAGGAGCCCCTGCGCATCCACAAGATCGGCAACGCCAAGTCCCGGCAGAAGCGGGTCAAGGAGCTGCTGGACATGGTGGAGATGCCCGAGTCGGTCATGGGGCGCTACCCCAACGAGCTCTCCGGCGGACAGCGTCAGCGCATCGCCATCGCCCGGGCCATGGCCCTGAATCCGGATGTGATCATCTGCGACGAGGCCGTCTCCGCCCTGGACGTGCTGGTCCAGGACCAGGTGCTGCGGCTGCTCAACGACCTGCAGGCCGAGCAGGGGCTCAGCTACCTGTTTATCACCCACGATCTGGCCGTGGTCAGGCAGATCGCGGACGAGGTGGTGGTCATGCAGCACGGCCGTCTGGTGGAGCACGCCACCACCGACGAGGTCTTTGACCACCCGCAGCGCCAGTACACCAAGGATCTGCTGGACGCCATCCCCGGCGGCAAGCTGCGCCTGGGTCTTGACTAG